The Paenibacillus sp. RUD330 genome has a segment encoding these proteins:
- the rsbW gene encoding anti-sigma B factor RsbW, with translation MNPAEERIVLRLPARSEYLDLIRLTLYGVATKVGFTYEEIEDMKVAVSEACNNAVLYAYAGHADSDGVGEMEIRFVRTPDALSIIVKDEGASFDAASVAQKAEPLHGKSIHDIQAGGLGLYLMQALMDEVEVRSEIGTEVVLTKRLVKSGELA, from the coding sequence ATGAATCCTGCAGAAGAAAGAATTGTTCTACGCCTCCCGGCGAGATCCGAATATCTGGATCTGATTCGTCTTACCTTGTACGGAGTCGCGACCAAAGTCGGCTTCACATATGAAGAAATCGAAGATATGAAGGTCGCCGTATCCGAAGCCTGCAACAACGCTGTGCTCTATGCTTACGCGGGGCATGCGGACTCGGACGGAGTTGGCGAAATGGAGATCCGTTTCGTCCGCACCCCCGATGCGCTGTCGATCATCGTCAAGGACGAAGGAGCCAGCTTCGATGCCGCTTCCGTCGCTCAGAAGGCTGAACCTCTGCATGGCAAGTCCATCCATGATATTCAGGCGGGAGGACTCGGCCTCTACCTGATGCAGGCGCTTATGGATGAGGTTGAAGTGCGCAGCGAGATCGGGACGGAGGTCGTTCTTACCAAACGTCTGGTAAAAAGTGGGGAATTGGCATGA
- a CDS encoding DHA2 family efflux MFS transporter permease subunit produces MSTASPTAAGGAAGFKRAPLVAALIIGAFVSLLNQTLINVALPQMSEDLGITTNTAQWLTTGFMLVNGILVPLSAYLVARFSTRLLFILSMVLFCIGTVVCAVAGGFPVLLTGRLIQAAGAGILMPLMNVVFLTIFPVEKRGQAMGMMGIAMIFAPAVGPTLSGWVIQHYSWPVLFYIVLPIALVSLVLGIFRMRNVLPQSKPVLDYWGVVLSTIGFGGLLYGFSEAGTKGWDSQLVLWMLIIGGVSLVLLVWRQLVIKNPILEFRVFKFDMYTLTTIINILVTMAMYAAMILLPLYLQKILGFTPMKAGLLLLPGAILMGIMSPVTGIIFDKVGARWLAVTGLAITVVTTFEFSRLTDNMSYTHLIWLYTARMFGMSMLMMPIMTAGLNQLPRRMIAYGTAMSNTLRTVAGALGTALLVSIMSSSAKSKGAEMITAAGLDPKDAANAKAIQHITQEATIHGINLAFLVATWISAAALVLAFFIRKTQPHVEVTSTPDSSAKPAGSAQTPAASSQQ; encoded by the coding sequence ATGAGTACCGCAAGTCCAACCGCCGCTGGAGGAGCAGCCGGATTCAAAAGAGCTCCCCTGGTAGCTGCATTGATTATAGGAGCTTTTGTGTCCCTGCTCAACCAGACGCTGATCAATGTCGCCCTGCCGCAAATGTCCGAGGATCTGGGCATCACGACGAACACGGCCCAGTGGCTGACGACGGGCTTCATGCTCGTCAACGGCATCCTCGTTCCGCTCAGCGCCTACTTGGTCGCCCGTTTTTCGACGAGGCTGCTGTTTATTTTATCGATGGTTCTGTTCTGCATCGGCACCGTCGTCTGCGCCGTCGCGGGAGGGTTCCCGGTCCTGCTGACGGGCCGCCTGATCCAGGCCGCCGGCGCCGGCATCCTGATGCCGCTCATGAACGTCGTGTTCCTGACGATCTTCCCGGTCGAGAAGAGGGGCCAGGCAATGGGTATGATGGGCATCGCGATGATTTTCGCGCCTGCCGTCGGCCCGACGCTGTCGGGATGGGTCATCCAGCATTACAGCTGGCCGGTGCTCTTCTACATCGTCCTGCCGATCGCTCTCGTTTCTCTGGTTCTCGGCATTTTCCGCATGCGCAACGTGCTGCCGCAGTCCAAGCCCGTTCTTGACTACTGGGGCGTCGTTCTGTCGACAATCGGCTTCGGCGGCCTTCTGTACGGCTTCAGCGAAGCCGGCACGAAAGGCTGGGACAGCCAGCTCGTCCTCTGGATGCTCATCATCGGGGGCGTCAGCCTGGTGCTGCTCGTATGGCGCCAGCTCGTCATCAAGAACCCGATCCTGGAGTTCCGCGTCTTCAAATTCGATATGTACACGCTGACGACCATCATCAACATTCTCGTGACGATGGCCATGTACGCCGCGATGATCCTGCTTCCGCTGTACCTGCAGAAGATTCTGGGCTTCACGCCGATGAAGGCGGGCCTGCTGCTGCTCCCCGGCGCGATCCTCATGGGCATCATGAGTCCGGTCACCGGCATCATCTTCGATAAAGTCGGAGCCCGCTGGCTGGCGGTCACCGGCCTTGCCATCACGGTCGTGACGACGTTCGAATTCAGCAGGCTGACCGACAACATGAGCTACACACATCTGATCTGGCTGTACACCGCCCGGATGTTCGGCATGTCGATGCTCATGATGCCGATCATGACCGCGGGCTTGAACCAGCTCCCGAGGCGGATGATCGCGTACGGCACGGCGATGTCCAACACCTTGCGCACCGTTGCCGGAGCTCTCGGCACGGCGCTGCTCGTATCGATCATGAGCAGCAGCGCGAAGAGCAAGGGCGCCGAGATGATCACCGCCGCCGGACTTGATCCGAAAGACGCGGCGAACGCCAAAGCGATCCAGCACATCACTCAGGAAGCGACGATCCACGGCATCAACCTCGCCTTCCTGGTGGCGACCTGGATATCCGCGGCCGCGCTGGTGCTGGCGTTCTTCATCCGCAAGACACAGCCGCATGTCGAGGTGACCTCGACCCCGGATAGCTCCGCGAAGCCTGCAGGCTCCGCCCAGACTCCGGCGGCGAGCTCGCAGCAATAA
- a CDS encoding sigma-70 family RNA polymerase sigma factor yields MTMNPASQSPQAGTALILEYQSNPNNDTATLLITHYEPMVKMAAGKIARNRPDLYEDLYQVGQMALLRLFAQFDASMGVQFEPYAMKSIIGHMKNYLRDKSWYIQVPRRIKEKGIAVQQAIDELTIRLERSPRVEEIAERMELTTEETLEILGGRDLYHYISLDTPISEDESTTTLGELIGSQADDFDSVDKKMDLQAALQQLKPEEQQVLMLAFEEGIPQRLIADRLGVSQMSISRIQRRAIDKLKRLLSEDGQAYDEA; encoded by the coding sequence ATGACCATGAACCCGGCTAGCCAATCGCCGCAAGCGGGCACGGCCTTGATTTTGGAATATCAAAGCAATCCCAACAACGATACGGCTACGCTGCTTATCACCCATTACGAACCGATGGTCAAGATGGCAGCCGGCAAAATCGCGCGGAATCGGCCCGATCTATACGAAGACTTGTATCAGGTAGGCCAGATGGCCCTGCTCCGATTGTTCGCCCAGTTCGACGCTTCGATGGGGGTGCAGTTCGAGCCCTATGCCATGAAAAGCATCATCGGCCATATGAAGAACTATCTGAGGGACAAGTCCTGGTATATTCAGGTTCCGCGCCGGATCAAGGAAAAAGGGATTGCCGTCCAGCAGGCTATCGACGAGCTGACCATACGCCTGGAGCGGTCTCCCCGTGTAGAAGAGATCGCGGAGCGGATGGAGCTTACGACCGAGGAGACGCTGGAAATACTCGGCGGCCGCGACTTGTACCATTATATTTCACTCGATACCCCGATATCGGAGGACGAGAGCACGACGACGCTCGGCGAGCTGATCGGCTCGCAGGCGGACGACTTCGACTCCGTCGACAAGAAGATGGATCTGCAGGCCGCTCTCCAGCAGCTGAAGCCCGAGGAGCAGCAGGTGCTGATGCTCGCGTTCGAGGAAGGCATTCCGCAGCGTCTCATCGCCGATCGCCTTGGCGTCTCCCAGATGAGCATCTCGCGCATTCAGAGGAGAGCCATCGACAAGCTCAAGCGGCTCCTGTCGGAAGACGGTCAAGCCTATGACGAAGCCTGA
- a CDS encoding sigma-70 family RNA polymerase sigma factor — MTDSSKLAADTPLGSREALARKGNPDALASLLHEHYPFLKKYLIKLTLSLPHAEDLAQETAIRAIEGIRSYRAEAKFTTWLLQIATHAFLDDRRKQDRRIRWLRAYRDSERLRLQQSCPGLSIELLEALEALSAEHRAAVLLKHYYGYSYEEIGTMSGVSPGTAKSRVHHGLARLRKELEVHEGI; from the coding sequence ATGACGGATTCAAGCAAGCTCGCTGCGGACACTCCTCTCGGCAGCCGGGAAGCTCTCGCACGCAAGGGCAATCCGGATGCGCTGGCTTCGCTGCTTCACGAGCATTATCCCTTTTTGAAAAAATACTTGATCAAGCTTACGCTGAGCCTGCCTCATGCCGAGGATCTCGCTCAGGAAACGGCCATCCGCGCCATCGAAGGCATCAGGAGCTATCGGGCGGAAGCAAAGTTCACGACCTGGCTGCTGCAGATAGCGACCCATGCGTTTCTCGACGACAGGCGCAAGCAGGACCGGAGGATCCGCTGGCTGAGGGCGTATCGGGATTCCGAAAGGCTGCGATTGCAGCAATCCTGTCCCGGCTTGTCCATCGAGCTGCTCGAGGCGCTGGAGGCTCTGTCGGCGGAACATCGCGCCGCGGTGCTGCTCAAGCATTATTACGGCTATTCGTACGAAGAAATCGGAACGATGTCAGGCGTATCGCCGGGGACGGCCAAGTCGCGCGTCCATCACGGCCTCGCCCGCCTGCGGAAGGAGCTGGAAGTCCATGAAGGAATCTGA
- a CDS encoding FAD-binding oxidoreductase, with the protein MKDHHAGNLYWPHTLAAVPSYPALEGHAKVQAAIIGGGMSGALCGLLFARSGISCCVLERDSVAGASSAANTGLLQFSNDIMLCRLMEQIGKQDAVRFYRACKDSVERLALVAGSLPADTGFRRRSSLYLASTEEDLAGVQAEYKALHEAGFSVDYWSPEDIRSRFPFSGPGAVVTRGDAEVNPFRLVHALAAEACAHGAAVYEGSEVARHATGSDGVHRLETAAGAIVDAEHVVYAVGYEPEELRGKLLKAEINRSFAGVTPVQPSFSAWHERMMIWETARPYLYVRTTPEGRVVIGGLDEPAAAPVHDEQERLRRMDKLSRRLASMFPMLDSTLEYEWSAAFGESLDNLPFIGRDPAWRNVYYCLGYGGNGTVYSMMGACILRDLILGSEHPLADLVALDRPGRI; encoded by the coding sequence ATGAAAGACCATCACGCGGGAAATCTGTACTGGCCGCATACGCTCGCTGCCGTCCCTTCCTATCCCGCCCTTGAGGGCCATGCGAAGGTGCAGGCCGCCATCATCGGGGGCGGCATGTCCGGCGCGTTGTGCGGGCTTCTCTTTGCCAGGAGCGGCATCTCTTGCTGCGTGCTGGAAAGGGATTCCGTAGCCGGAGCAAGCAGCGCGGCCAATACCGGCCTGCTGCAGTTTTCCAACGACATCATGCTCTGCCGCCTGATGGAACAGATCGGCAAGCAGGATGCGGTACGCTTTTACCGCGCATGCAAGGATTCGGTGGAGCGCCTCGCCCTGGTGGCAGGCTCGCTTCCGGCGGACACCGGCTTCCGCCGCCGCAGCAGCCTCTACCTCGCTTCCACGGAAGAGGATCTTGCGGGCGTGCAGGCGGAGTACAAAGCCTTGCATGAAGCCGGCTTTTCCGTCGATTACTGGAGTCCCGAGGATATCCGGTCCCGCTTCCCCTTTTCCGGTCCCGGAGCAGTCGTGACCCGTGGCGATGCGGAAGTGAACCCTTTCCGCCTCGTCCATGCCCTTGCCGCAGAAGCGTGCGCGCACGGAGCGGCCGTCTATGAAGGGAGCGAGGTGGCGCGGCATGCGACCGGCTCCGATGGAGTCCATCGGCTGGAAACGGCAGCCGGAGCGATCGTCGACGCCGAGCATGTCGTCTACGCCGTCGGCTACGAGCCCGAAGAGCTGAGGGGAAAGCTCCTCAAAGCGGAAATCAACCGCTCCTTTGCCGGAGTCACGCCGGTGCAGCCATCGTTCTCCGCCTGGCACGAGCGCATGATGATCTGGGAGACGGCCCGCCCTTACCTGTACGTCCGCACGACTCCCGAGGGGAGAGTCGTCATCGGCGGCCTGGACGAGCCGGCGGCCGCTCCCGTCCATGACGAGCAGGAGCGCCTGCGCCGGATGGACAAGCTGTCCCGCCGCCTCGCCTCCATGTTTCCCATGCTGGACAGCACGCTCGAATACGAATGGAGCGCGGCTTTCGGAGAATCGCTGGACAATCTTCCTTTCATCGGCCGCGATCCTGCTTGGAGGAACGTCTACTACTGCCTCGGCTACGGGGGAAACGGAACCGTATACAGCATGATGGGGGCATGCATTCTCCGCGATCTCATCCTCGGCTCCGAGCATCCGCTGGCCGATCTTGTCGCCCTTGACCGTCCGGGCAGAATATGA
- a CDS encoding STAS domain-containing protein, with the protein MNQNEKFQLRTETQEGRCIVYLSGELDLDSASQLRAAMAPLMELTDRELILNLSDLKYIDSTGIGIFVSVLKARHAKNAPFEVEAIPPGIRKLFDMTGITPFLTKS; encoded by the coding sequence ATGAACCAGAACGAGAAGTTCCAACTGCGCACCGAAACTCAGGAAGGACGCTGCATCGTCTACCTGAGCGGAGAGCTTGACCTTGACTCCGCGTCCCAGCTCAGAGCCGCCATGGCTCCCCTTATGGAGCTGACCGACCGCGAGCTCATCCTTAACCTGAGCGACCTTAAATATATCGACAGTACGGGAATCGGCATCTTCGTCTCCGTGCTCAAGGCCCGTCATGCCAAGAACGCACCCTTCGAGGTCGAAGCCATTCCTCCGGGTATCCGCAAGCTGTTCGACATGACCGGAATCACTCCTTTTTTGACCAAATCCTAA
- a CDS encoding magnesium transporter CorA family protein, protein MIHRMLRYATGWEWHIIQEQRDSAASGSTDEAPPPPLGSRKSRTAAPPSGPSAAAEAAAEAAAEAAAEEGRAEQTARLCGELPFCSPWIREASERRHNLVSYTEESGGVSILSGTLMIQLSEQGRDTRPLHFWLQKSRLVTWHEDLRLPLRLQTSAWSDSLERCATAPEGFAVLLSAALEVFHSGLDEFERRLTGLENAVHNRNRTALLPVIFERRHDLLHWNHLFLPVREVHDAAKEAFMDGIVQSASFQRLSYKLERIDSLLTHYTSEMDTLIAMDDAIANFRGNDIMKTLTIFTALFVPSTIAGTLWGVNFLHLPGRNSEWGFIIMCAAVVAVTCALYAWLWHKGWTGDLLTDRPSAPSGDSSALPNSRSAARAPERRRRRKSRKAPSAGGRSRRPYPGSPSEEE, encoded by the coding sequence ATGATTCACCGCATGCTCCGTTATGCGACAGGCTGGGAATGGCATATCATTCAGGAGCAGCGGGATTCCGCCGCGTCGGGAAGCACGGATGAAGCGCCTCCTCCTCCTCTCGGAAGCCGCAAGTCGCGAACAGCTGCGCCCCCTTCCGGCCCCTCGGCCGCAGCGGAGGCTGCGGCGGAGGCTGCGGCGGAGGCTGCGGCCGAGGAAGGCCGAGCCGAGCAGACGGCCAGGCTGTGCGGAGAGCTTCCTTTTTGCAGCCCGTGGATCCGGGAAGCCTCGGAGCGCCGCCACAACCTCGTCTCGTACACGGAGGAGAGCGGCGGCGTCTCCATCCTCTCCGGCACGCTGATGATCCAGCTGTCGGAGCAAGGGCGCGACACCCGCCCCCTCCACTTCTGGCTGCAGAAATCGCGCCTCGTCACCTGGCATGAGGATCTGCGTCTGCCGCTGCGGCTGCAGACATCCGCCTGGTCCGATTCGCTGGAGCGCTGCGCCACCGCTCCCGAAGGCTTCGCGGTGCTGCTGAGCGCCGCGCTCGAGGTGTTCCACAGCGGCCTCGACGAATTCGAGCGGCGGCTGACCGGACTCGAGAATGCGGTGCATAACCGCAACCGGACCGCATTGCTGCCCGTCATCTTCGAGCGTCGCCATGACCTGCTTCACTGGAATCATCTGTTCCTCCCCGTCCGCGAAGTGCATGACGCCGCCAAGGAAGCGTTCATGGATGGAATCGTGCAGTCGGCCTCCTTCCAGCGGCTCAGCTACAAGCTGGAGCGGATCGACTCGCTGCTGACCCATTACACGTCGGAGATGGACACGCTGATCGCCATGGACGATGCGATCGCGAACTTCCGCGGCAACGACATCATGAAGACGCTGACCATCTTCACCGCCCTGTTCGTTCCGTCCACCATCGCGGGAACCTTGTGGGGCGTGAACTTTCTCCATCTGCCCGGCAGAAATTCCGAGTGGGGCTTCATCATCATGTGCGCCGCCGTCGTCGCCGTGACTTGCGCCCTCTATGCCTGGCTCTGGCACAAAGGCTGGACCGGCGATCTGCTCACCGACCGCCCTTCGGCTCCTTCTGGCGATTCCTCGGCTTTGCCGAATTCCAGATCGGCCGCACGGGCTCCCGAGCGCCGCCGACGCCGCAAGTCCCGGAAGGCGCCTTCCGCGGGCGGGCGAAGCCGGCGGCCTTATCCGGGGTCTCCATCCGAAGAAGAATAA
- a CDS encoding asparaginase: MEQRNEAFRDGVELSMTTRGNWKENSHIGHLAARHAAGDPAACAGDAGSVSFMRSTAKPLQAAAGIAAGLMEHYGLPEGAIALMSASHRGGERHVELLEKMLELTGVREEQLAFHPDYPLGRNERDEVMRRQLPPRKLYHTCSGKHIGLLAFCRMNGWPLEGYTAMDHPLQRELLRHIALFTDLDESAIGRAVDGCGLPVFVVPLERLALAYARLASPPDDWADEPLRCAARRISAAMLAYPDLVEGQGRLASVLLASGIVAKSGAQGVFALALPEAGLGVAFKVLDGGESAWPVIAASVLEQAADEAARLRGLDAAKLTEAARKIREAYPEDMVNDMGAATGRREAVLRLEWV; this comes from the coding sequence ATGGAACAACGTAACGAAGCTTTCCGTGACGGCGTGGAGCTGTCGATGACGACGAGAGGGAATTGGAAGGAGAACAGCCATATCGGCCATCTGGCTGCGCGGCATGCGGCCGGCGACCCGGCCGCATGTGCAGGCGATGCCGGGTCGGTCTCCTTCATGCGCTCGACGGCGAAGCCGCTGCAGGCCGCGGCAGGCATCGCGGCGGGCTTGATGGAGCATTACGGGCTCCCTGAAGGCGCGATCGCCTTGATGTCCGCATCGCATCGGGGAGGAGAGCGGCATGTGGAGCTGTTGGAAAAGATGCTGGAGCTGACCGGCGTCCGCGAGGAGCAGCTTGCTTTCCATCCCGATTATCCGCTCGGCCGGAACGAACGGGATGAGGTCATGCGCAGGCAGCTGCCGCCGCGCAAGCTGTACCATACCTGCTCCGGCAAGCATATCGGCCTGCTCGCCTTTTGCCGGATGAACGGCTGGCCTCTGGAAGGATATACGGCTATGGATCATCCGCTGCAGCGGGAGCTGCTCCGCCATATCGCCCTGTTCACGGATCTGGACGAGAGCGCCATCGGACGCGCCGTCGACGGCTGCGGCCTGCCTGTGTTCGTCGTTCCTCTGGAGAGGCTCGCGCTGGCCTATGCCCGGCTGGCGAGTCCCCCCGACGACTGGGCGGATGAGCCGCTCCGTTGCGCCGCCCGGCGGATCTCCGCCGCGATGCTTGCTTATCCCGACCTGGTCGAAGGGCAGGGCAGGCTGGCGAGCGTCCTCCTCGCTTCGGGCATCGTGGCCAAAAGCGGAGCGCAGGGAGTGTTCGCCCTGGCTCTTCCCGAAGCCGGTCTCGGAGTGGCGTTCAAAGTGCTGGACGGCGGAGAGAGCGCATGGCCGGTCATAGCCGCCTCCGTGCTGGAGCAGGCGGCGGATGAGGCGGCCCGCCTTCGCGGCCTCGACGCCGCGAAGCTGACGGAAGCGGCCAGGAAGATCCGCGAAGCCTATCCCGAGGATATGGTCAACGACATGGGCGCGGCGACCGGACGCAGGGAAGCCGTTCTCCGGCTGGAATGGGTCTGA
- a CDS encoding YtxH domain-containing protein, translating to MANETTAKSGGMTKGLLIGGAIGAAAALLFAPKAGKELRSDLARKSSDAADYAKRQGAMLTEQAKGVASTAGEKASALTSKVQELAAKAKDAALIQQDAIKETAATAVAETKDAVTDVKDHAQKVASETARHMDNIKSEASDNHDKAMKDTPSITKSNSSFNN from the coding sequence ATGGCAAACGAAACAACGGCAAAAAGCGGCGGAATGACAAAGGGACTTCTGATCGGCGGCGCGATCGGCGCGGCGGCGGCACTGCTGTTCGCACCGAAGGCAGGCAAGGAGCTCCGCTCCGATCTCGCCCGCAAATCTTCGGATGCGGCTGATTACGCCAAGCGTCAGGGAGCCATGCTCACCGAGCAGGCGAAGGGCGTCGCAAGCACGGCCGGAGAGAAGGCTTCCGCCCTCACCTCCAAGGTGCAGGAGCTGGCGGCCAAGGCCAAGGATGCGGCGCTGATCCAGCAGGATGCCATCAAGGAAACGGCCGCGACCGCGGTCGCAGAAACGAAGGACGCCGTGACGGACGTGAAGGACCATGCGCAGAAGGTCGCTTCGGAAACTGCTCGTCATATGGACAACATCAAAAGCGAAGCTTCCGACAACCATGACAAGGCGATGAAGGACACGCCTTCCATCACCAAATCCAACTCCAGCTTCAACAACTAA
- a CDS encoding YxlC family protein: MKESDGKEAADDMSADVEARLVRELRQMDRELPEEGNPGLSELEGLVRTVQARQRQALLRDLLLFWGVAALVLGAVFCAAAFALVPYLAAQLLVTVGAAAACVLKLASGRKATAHEQE, translated from the coding sequence ATGAAGGAATCTGATGGGAAGGAAGCGGCGGACGACATGTCGGCGGATGTCGAAGCGAGGCTTGTCCGCGAGCTGCGGCAGATGGACCGGGAGCTGCCGGAGGAAGGGAATCCCGGACTGAGCGAGCTGGAGGGGCTTGTACGGACCGTCCAGGCGAGACAGCGCCAGGCTTTGCTCCGCGATCTCCTCCTGTTTTGGGGCGTCGCCGCCCTCGTGCTGGGGGCTGTATTCTGCGCGGCTGCGTTCGCGCTCGTCCCTTATCTCGCCGCCCAGCTCCTCGTTACCGTCGGAGCGGCTGCCGCTTGCGTGCTCAAGCTTGCTTCCGGAAGAAAGGCGACCGCCCATGAGCAGGAATAA
- a CDS encoding general stress protein has product MSKTIAVFDNQENAVKAVQALRSGGFAPEEIKVLGRDRDSIRFIESDTDVHADELQDIKEARRNDSGAYPLDRTGFVVGAAPFGGNTISSGGAPFFAGGYVLADDVIGGDSPFESIFKELGLSDGLAEKARDAVAEGGIVLIADRKDGSDSVYEADGPSQDTLAGAETIFRSNGATTILT; this is encoded by the coding sequence ATGAGCAAGACGATCGCTGTTTTCGACAATCAGGAAAATGCCGTCAAGGCGGTTCAGGCGCTCCGCAGTGGAGGATTCGCGCCGGAAGAGATCAAGGTTCTCGGACGCGACCGAGACTCGATCCGCTTCATCGAATCCGATACCGATGTCCATGCCGACGAGCTGCAGGACATCAAGGAAGCACGCCGCAACGACTCGGGAGCTTACCCGCTGGATCGAACGGGCTTTGTCGTCGGCGCCGCGCCGTTCGGCGGCAATACCATTTCCAGCGGCGGAGCGCCGTTTTTTGCCGGAGGATACGTGCTTGCCGACGATGTCATCGGCGGAGATTCGCCGTTCGAGTCGATCTTCAAGGAGCTTGGGCTGAGCGACGGTCTGGCCGAGAAGGCGAGAGACGCCGTCGCCGAAGGCGGAATCGTATTGATCGCCGATCGCAAGGACGGGTCGGACAGCGTCTACGAGGCGGATGGTCCTTCCCAGGATACGCTGGCCGGAGCCGAGACGATCTTCCGTTCCAATGGCGCCACGACGATCCTGACCTAA